One genomic segment of Salarias fasciatus chromosome 8, fSalaFa1.1, whole genome shotgun sequence includes these proteins:
- the LOC115393615 gene encoding cerebellar degeneration-related protein 2-like: MLSSGTMEEFITEEEEPWYDQQDLEQDLHLAAELGKTLLERNKELEDSLQQMYITNEEQVQEIEYLSKQLDVLRDMNEQHAKVYEQLDSTARDLERTNHMLVTDSKTSQQKIEGLTGTIDTLQNQVESLSGQVEQLRSMEQLRVRREKRERRKTIHSFPCLRELCTAPRYEDEFVVGRAESLSAVNKRPPFEEENQHLREAVSALRAAVRTERGRREGVERECNLLVAEFSRLQTRVQDAESCQARVRELEVELQELQQLRRARTFLLSSEDDGVALTQTVLNITPETDTFLEAEPAETGGGVREETEGGGGVGGEALPESSPVRKSCSDTALNAIVARDASGRRRGSYALHANSVRKRGMSILREVDEQYHALLEKYEELLGKCRRHEESLCHAGVQTSRPVSRDPSMKDCAMGPTPAPPPTPTQSPSTPEAIESISKQVEAVDKRLGQNTPEYKALFKEIFSRIQKTKMDIKATKAAKSSKSGKSGKSSKH, translated from the exons ATGCTGAGCTCAGGGACAATGGAGGAGTTCATCACCGAAGAGGAGGAGCCGTGGTAcgaccagcaggacctggagcagG ACCTTCACCTGGCAGCGGAGCTGGGGAAGACTCTGTTGGAGAGGAACAAAGAGTTGGAGGACTCTCTGCAGCAGATGTACATCACTAATGAAGAGCAAGTGCAAGAGATCGAG TACTTGTCGAAGCAGCTGGACGTTCTCCGGGACATGAACGAGCAGCATGCCAAAGTGTACGAGCAGCTGGACAGCACAGCCAGAGACCTGGAACGCACCAACCACATGCTGGTGACGGACAGCAAGACCTCGCAGCAAAAGATCGAAGG GTTAACAGGAACCATCGACACGCTGCAGAACCAGGTGGAGTCTCTGTCAggacaggtggagcagctccgctCCATGGAGCAGCTCCGAGTCCGCAGGGAGAAGAGGGAGCGACGCAAGACCATCCACTCCTTCCCCTGCCTGAGGGAGCTCTGCACTGCACCCAG GTATGAGGACGAGTTCGTCGTGGGGAGGGCTGAGAGCCTTTCTGCGGTCAACAAGCGTCCGCCGTTCGAAGAGGAGAACCAGCACCTGAGGGAGGCGGTGTCGGCTCTGCGAGCGGCGGTCCGGACGGAGAGGGGTCGGAGGGAAGGCGTGGAGAGGGAGTGTAACCTGCTGGTGGCAGAGTTTTCCCGGCTCCAGACACGAGTGCAG GATGCAGAGAGCTGCCAGGCGAGGGTccgggagctggaggtggagctgcaggagctgcagcagctacgTCGAGCTCGGACTTTCCTCCTGAGCAGCGAAGATGACGGCGTGGCCCTCACACAGACCGTCCTGAACATCACGCCCGAGACCGACACCTTCCTCGAGGCGGAGCCCGCCGAGACGGGAGGCGGCGTCCGGGAGGAGACCGAGGGCGGGGGAGGCGTCGGAGGTGAGGCCCTACCTGAGTCCAGCCCGGTGAGGAAAAGCTGCAGCGACACGGCGCTCAACGCCATCGTGGCCCGGGACGCGTCGGGCCGCAGGAGGGGCAGCTACGCCCTCCACGCCAACAGCGTGAGGAAGAGGGGCATGTCCATCCTCCGGGAGGTGGACGAGCAGTACCACGCCCTGCTGGAGAAGtacgaggagctgctggggaaGTGCAGGCGCCACGAGGAGAGCCTGTGTCACGCCGGCGTCCAGACGTCCCGACCTGTCTCGCGGGATCCGTCCATGAAAGACTGCGCAATGGGTCCGACCCCGGCACCTCCCCCAACTCCCACCCAGTCGCCCTCCACTCCCGAAGCCATCGAGAGCATCAGCAAGCAGGTGGAGGCGGTGGACAAGCGGCTGGGGCAGAACACTCCCGAGTACAAGGCTCTTTTCAAGGAGATCTTCTCTCGGATCCAGAAGACCAAGATGGACATCAAAGCTACCAAAGCTGCTAAATCTAGCAAGTCTGGGAAATCCGGAAAATCTAGTAAACACTAA
- the LOC115393612 gene encoding sn1-specific diacylglycerol lipase beta-like — MPGMVVFGRRWGIASDDLVFPGFVELFFRVLWWIGTMILFTYHKGHFDCNGRGVLHTFLVGQLVVLALIILSLCAIIYVSAQGTITNPGPRRSMPVLVYLRAVLYLPELAWACMGAVWVSDDSRGCDPATVGSVIAAVVASWFILLFTALGVLFVFDPLGNPRPQPAAAEPLGVRHMESSEGTQFLSTARSLAVKVWESRLRLLCCCLPQDENQRAAFSSIAQLFTGFFSDTDLVPSDIAAGLALLHQEHDKMERSRDPDMVVPHSPSSPVGEDLETELEKAAHCMQFAAAAYGWPLYIYSNLLTGPCKLSRDCCGSRGAEYEIVGGDHLGCHFSSILQSTGLQYRDFIHVSFHNQIYEIPFYVALDHKREAVLVAVRGTLSLKDVLTDLSAECENLPIEGVSGACYAHKGICQAAGYIYKKLVNDGILNQAFSIAPEYKLVITGHSLGAGTASVLAVLLRNSFPTLQCYSFSPPGGLLSKALADYSKDFVVSVVLGKDLVPRLSIPNMEDLKRRILKIVSNCNKPKYRILLQGCWYELFGGDPDDFPTEMDNRREEELSQPLLGEESLLVRHSSSYHSLASDDSPAHAATHLPLFLPGRVLHITEDGPSRRSCFSTVRYRADWSNEMNFRSILISPRMLTDHMPDVLLRALNSLTCERPYSLCPSHTSGSQQQNV; from the exons ATGCCCGGGATGGTGGTGTTCGGTCGGCGCTGGGGGATAGCCAGTGACGACCTGGTGTTCCCCGGATTCGTCGAGCTGTTCTTCCGCGTCCTCTG GTGGATTGGCACCATGATCCTGTTCACTTACCACAAGGGACACTTTGACTGTAACGGGAGAGGAGTTCTTCACACGTTTCTGGTTGGACAGTTGGTGGTGTTGGCCCTCatcatcctctctctctgtgccaTCATCTATGTCAGTGCCCAAG GAACCATCACCAACCCGGGCCCTCGGCGCTCCATGCCCGTCTTGGTGTACCTGCGGGCCGTTCTGTACCTTCCCGAGCTGGCGTGGGCCTGCATGGGGGCCGTGTGGGTGTCCGACGACAGCCGGGGCTGCGATCCCGCCACAGTGGGCTCCGTCATAGCAGCAGTGGTCGCAAG CTGGTTCATCCTGCTGTTCACCGCGCTGGGCGTGCTCTTCGTCTTCGACCCGCTGGGCAACCCCCGTCCCCAGCCGGCGGCCGCCGAGCCGCTGGGCGTCCGCCACATGGAGAGCAGCGAGGGCACCCAGTTCCTGTCCACTGCCCGCTCGCTGGCGGTCAAAGTGTGGGAGAGCCGGCTGcggctgctgtgctgctgcctgCCGCAGGACGAGAACCAGAGAGCCGCCTTCTCCAGCATCGCACAGCTCTTCACCGGATTCTTCTCC GACACCGACCTGGTTCCCAGCGACATTGCAGCCGGATTGGCTCTCCTGCACCAGGAGCACGACAAGATGGAGCGGAGCAGAGACCCCGACATGGTGGTCCCGCACAGCCCTTCCTCTCCGGTG GGTGAAGACTTGGAGACGGAGCTGGAGAAAGCCGCTCACTGCATGCAGTTTGCCGCGGCAGCTTACGGCTGGCCGCTCTACATCTACTCCAACCTCCTGACCGGGCCCTGCAAGCTCAGCAGAGACTG ctgtggGAGTCGAGGGGCCGAGTACGAGATCGTGGGAGGAGACCACCTGGGCTGCCACTTCTCCTCCATCCTGCAGAGCACAGGCCTGCAGTACCGAGACTTCATCCACGTCAGCTTCCACAACCAG ATCTACGAGATCCCCTTCTACGTGGCTCTGGATCATAAGAGAGAGGCTGTTCTGGTGGCCGTCAGAGGAACGCTGTCACTGAAG GACGTCCTGACAGACCTGTCTGCTGAGTGTGAGAACCTCCCCATCGAGGGAGTATCCGGCGCCTGCTACGCCCACAAG GGAATTTGCCAGGCGGCGGGCTACATTTACAAGAAGCTGGTGAACGACGGCATCCTGAACCAGGCCTTCTCCATTGCGCCG GAGTACAAGCTGGTCATCACCGGTCACAGTCTGGGAGCTGGCACCGCTTCAGTGCTCGCCGTCCTCCTGAGGAACTCCTTCCCCACCCTGCAGTGCTACTCCTTCTCTCCACCAGGGGGCCTCCTGAG TAAAGCCTTGGCCGATTACTCCAAAGACTTTGTGGTGTCGGTGGTTCTGGGGAAGGATCTGGTTCCCAG ACTGAGCATTCCCAACATGGAGGACCTGAAGAGACGGATCCTTAAAATCGTGTCAAACTGCAATAAACCCAAA TACCGCATCCTCCTGCAGGGCTGCTGGTACGAGCTGTTCGGAGGAGACCCCGACGACTTCCCCACCGAGATGGACAaccggagggaggaggagctcagccaGCCGCTGCTCGGCGAGGAGTCGCTCCTGGTCCGCCACTCCTCGTCCTACCACAGCCTGGCGTCCGACGACTCGCCCGCGCACGCCGCCACGCACCTGCCGCTCTTCCTGCCCGGGCGCGTCCTGCACATCACGGAGGACGGGCCGTCGCGGAG ATCCTGCTTCTCCACCGTGCGGTACCGCGCGGACTGGTCCAACGAGATGAACTTCCGGAGCATCCTCATCAGCCCGCGGATGCTCACCGATCACATGCCCGACGTGCTGCTGCGAGCGCTCAACAGCCTGACCTGCGAGCGGCCGTACTCCCTCTGCCCCTCGCACACCAGcggcagccagcagcagaaCGTCTGA
- the LOC115393730 gene encoding peptidyl-tRNA hydrolase ICT1, mitochondrial-like, which translates to MAAPVVHCCYLFSRFAGLKNGILPHVRPRRNALNHAHNSWAAAVFYGSRRTDAEDTHVQVPVERLTVSYSRSGGPGGQHVNKVNTKAEVRFHVRTADWLPEDVRLKILEKNKNRINKAGELLVTSELSRSQQRNLTDCVEKISAIITEASEKPHEPTEEDVALRAARLEKRNKERLKQKKIHSATKQNRKVDFD; encoded by the exons ATGGCTGCGCCCGTGGTacactgttgttatttattctcTCGCTTTGCTGGACTGAAAAACGGAATTTTACCGCACGTCAGACCGAGGAGAAATGCGTTAAACCACGCGCACAACTCGTGGGCGGCGGCAGTTTTTTATGGGAGTCGAAGAACAGACGCAGAG GACACCCATGTGCAAGTTCCAGTGG AACGTCTGACAGTGTCCTACAGCAGAagcggtggtcctggtggtcagCATGTAAACAAAG TTAACACAAAAGCGGAAGTTCGATTTCACGTTCGAACAGCGGACTGGCTCCCAGAAGATGTTCGACTAAAAATCCTCGAAaag AACAAGAACCGTATCAATAAGGCCGGAGAGTTGCTGGTGACCTCCGAGCTGAGCAGGAGTCAACAGAGGAACCTCACCGATTGTGTGGAGAAGATATCCGCCATCATAACCGAGGCCAGTGAGAAACCTCATGAGCCAACAGAAGAAGATGTAGCCCTCAGGGCGGCCAG GTTAGAGAAGAGGAACAAGGAGCGACTCAAGCAGAAGAAGATCCATTCAGCCACCAAGCAGAACAGAAAAGTGGATTTTGACTGA